A stretch of Apis cerana isolate GH-2021 linkage group LG1, AcerK_1.0, whole genome shotgun sequence DNA encodes these proteins:
- the LOC107994861 gene encoding protein lava lamp-like isoform X8: protein MWSASEEPPGTMEGDAPESMIHAKEKCEQNKSQLESLKEIMLKNKQSLKKKEEEVQEYARRLSKIKSRAKLSRRNREGNLSSKDIARISETALTDTPEENIDDISQAKTAKAKSTLLQKKLAENRKAFEQRNKEISETKRAVEEKVEAIRQQLEEKDATVMAFQKDQISITAVKPVMITSDIMSPIQIESIQEKESKITELNNKILELEATIMDLQENLKEKDSVIESKTKAVTLMSADLSKRGKTTLDTLEDTKDEMRTMQEHFVLLETSLKNKNENLLMQLQERDDKIIELEDSVDRFRKQINEQKLSETASVDFSRSTMDTLVETKEAMKSMQENFVLMESSLKAKNDNLLEQLKDYELKLAEANERIFKLESGIGIVRDPTVDDLQFKLEKLEHNNKQLQDEKYELQKSLAELQDKIVNISMHGNGAIIEKDNRIIELENLVEELKQSNKFLEEESKAELQKQVADLTLKNEEYSNKITDLENFVHKLEEEKNEIAAKLPEEDIIKEDEKVAKLTKELEELNKNMIKIKAKHKSKIKSLQQQLENFKKISDTNAELVRLGNQVALLEEEKELHMAKQEISSLEAENAESENLRVTAEIKVVDLEEQLEAIHRIQNESKLESSSEVNSAELIKQVETLTQENTELYNRISKFEEKGTSDTGSTESFEAIQELDKTDLLKKIEDLTQKNNELTVKLNKLQEKENADSIESMNNIDKNELLKKIDQLTQENTDLTMKLSRVEEKGSSDTGSTESFERIPENNESMTKIELLTQENSELVIKLTKLEEQLEYIESKSDIDLKLKIDTLEQENDNQSIELSKLKIQLMDFIEENNRLHKEIEMLSINNTDLTIEPDKLEVQIETEQSEESKVSKRDVDFKTQINTLTEEKDLLQKEVKELRNSLEQWHEKNQDLQINDLRIKIEELLRENEEIVTKMSELKTSNQKLEENVIKITQEKEELNLKLNQMLDSNNENNLKLTEKLDKLNLEKQNIEEKKELDEQISIPLEKSDQEFLKTPQLDEALSQQTETMIVASLEQEIEKCKNLIAEQTSLIEEMKVKLVNKEKELEEKSQQIVDCEKSGKKVETLENELREMFSTIEEWRYKCNEMQEKMEKLEAGKASIEEKFRILQNENKILLEQNKEKDAETILLKKQLQDITVTFESKLQKQISTISEKENEIIRLKETIEEKDQELQAKYTELQNKMITIDSLQDEFNNCKMLIQEKDSLITSMTNEVANLNNLVKSKEEEIYSLRKNITELNDKIEESIPVKDYNDLVEKLKDKNMILDELECRINATTKENSNLSEKVKNLSQQNNDIQNQLTEKQRELVDLITTKDHLEAQIVESKDEKGEAERRVWELQSIIDNNTKFVNDLQTELRSNYKQIEQLKLKHTEDTQLQNQRLENVIEELGAKMQECEILKEELEQKERLIGRNVTEEVKLALESKVGDLERKLKDSEEKIQMQLEKMKKIAANLKKKTAVCQELETRVAELEEKWTTEKDEKEAKNKQIQDVEIAIREKDNRIADLEEKLAQSRNESAQASKNIEKLTTDLSNLKEKMTLLTQQITEMEEEIVKLRVDVESSTADLTSEKESRQNILSEYESYRRQVVQENERKQLELDEMKEKARELSVRMQVMEAEYVEHLTLINDLKAENGLLLSKQAHINEKLETVEKESEERRLLLEQMERAVVNTRAEATQTQEEEMANEDDAKMSGALQHCSHCEQCQTLVQALEAKLQEREAEIENLDNELANSIGNFVQMRESLRFNDLMNQTGMRNRTLEDPYNDLLFQYNSLASSHEELKVNLEKASKENEELRGRIDQLRSTNDTLQEKIMTLENVDALNSDLVKKCEEREEELLNVQQEMQIVQRRLNAQAESLKSMEVQRETAEKLLQDTKDSLQREIDSLKMDKDSNERKIKDLEMELNTYRNRSAESMASRESTFDVPPRDNAPRLFDASRIFGSAPSDSDPLPDKEVKRLRSLLEEKEAQCSNLTQEIDQLQGTMIEERTLIERLKASQKELQADLEKAEQLVAEKEKQIDSLNVELRNSNMERGNDKLEESLLAKDDQLRELNTRLSSMKETLDETIVERNRQDSLLRSYESQINNLEMELKNSSDLEAIQDLEKRVLSLTKERDLLQLQVNDLTRSMEELKDSINLGRNLQMEIERVGRERDEAKETIANLSRALEEACKQSDKATATDASTKESTPLDEEQVGKIVTEERNVSSDVGETWDAGSTEKINVDEEIWGWNTEDAQLDSEQAMASTILIPSTEIQLRAKVDDLQDQIKDLERERARMVEENKAAQLRNAKMIKKLKEYKVQAESLQQQLKIQKSATDFYGLDSAIEEELKSQIGKLEKNLNEVKEEQRNTVAEKEALAKRLDVVVSANERYMEMKERQDMDMEVLRIRNKELSEKVEILDKRLQGSATRENSTTFRIVEDVDPSSEQVEQKVVAQEQVVAANRGKRSAEEADLESLSKKYKEEIDDLKDEMEALATENEQLQHFLEEQKIKLSALESKRNAEEDESIQIVDDLNRKISELQAVLSKSREEYDLLRKQYEQSLMDANDQVTAMRQNADYLKEEAFERTSKLEMEVADLRQQLEASELNVTELQKSLEDALREKLRAEERLTDLTASSEKQVSSLNASMLEVTDLLNIRIQEVADLKQELQKQYVDHEEAKMKLQNSVQELNREFDEKRQEMEDLKRSFTEKEKEFIERQSVETVSALVSQATQELMQKHAIEIEERDKHVQNLNERLSTLEIATNEYLLEKQNNVIQLDAQTQELELLRQNLMEKESSLASVRERFASTEKQLTERELELNEREETIQKLSLENQRYVETIEELRKRLNESAAISANVNEYTLRIQTLEQEVENMRSLLDEKDEILRKSAQETTECREIIEKNRIELSELRMEIQKVEDLKNELLEKGEQVNSLKLELEATRKVLEETRQNLNEKVSLLDQSNQMLNEKEMEIDRLSSLQQDRRNSVNMIDGLPVFRMGNGEQNLQLTIDNMQVELERRQEEIEHLKYILNENTYPGIIQEMQQRINCLYNEKAELESSLEVINARAEEKEKQIHALKQRIETQSQEFISKEEASFHSRDRRSIQEQEQIVRLQNELYTKEQEINELKYIVAEKDSQLSVQASMEPQSDEFELREMVQRLTAELYGKEEEIKHTKLTIVELQREVSRLKEFERFSEQTREAVQKLNAEKEQIRLEGEEFLERKLKEKEMEIDEIKRNLAMENQKILDELSFNNRDIENLKSQLMELSTTEQRTKDELRRKEEDLIQVNSDLAEKERRLAELSITKDAELHNLKIQIYEKDARIEELVSLYEEGEKRFTELKNTLTAREVEINSLKTLLEDKVKEYQLIQNVLKKDVSVLDTSTTLNTETSDEKIKTSTSQELDLALYMLHQRDVRCEELTHELMQLLEERDTLQLRLSNAIRVNEDLRKGSLTNVDLSPKMEASTSGDTVEPIVEHPSPSKSEGPVEIAKEAIDAPIGENKEILAQNFPFRLSQLQTVSHSKDVRLRDERELRHTQQMSLLAHKDVLSTLPPEAAARLVNANYTLSRDVQSQSSVLLNWLWGKSTPKVVHM from the exons ATGTGGAGTGCATCAGAAGAACCACCAGGAACAATGGAAGGGGATGCACCTGAATCTATGATACATGCAAAAGAGAAAtgtgaacaaaataaaagtcAGTTGGAatctttgaaagaaattatgttgaaaaataaacaaagtttaaaaaagaaagaagaggaagttcag gaaTATGCAAGAAgactttctaaaattaaatctagaGCTAAGTTATCACGTCGAAATAGAGAAGGAAATTTGTCTTCTAAAGATATAGCTCGTATATCTGAAACTGCTTTAACAGATACAcctgaagaaaatattgatgatattAGTCAAGCAAAAACTGCAAAAGCAAAGTCTACTTTACTCCAAAAAAAGTTAGCAGAGAATAGAAAGGCTTTTGAACAacgtaataaagaaataagtgAAACTAAACGAGCAGTTGAAGAAAAAGTAGAAGCTATTAGGCaacaattagaagaaaaagatgcaACAGTAATGGCTTTTCAAAAGGATCAAATATCCATTACAGCTGTAAAACCAGTCATGATTACTTCTGAT atCATGTCACCAATTCAAATAGAAAgtattcaagaaaaagaaagtaaaattacagaacttaataataaaattttggagCTTGAAGCTACAATTATGGATCTTCAGGAaaacttaaaagaaaaagattctgTTATTGAATCTAAGACAAAGGCAGTTACCCTTATGTCTGCAGATCTTTCAAAAAGGGGTAAAACGACGTTAGATACTTTAGAAGATACAAAAGATGAAATGCGAACAATGCAGGAACATTTTGTACTTTTAGAgacatctttgaaaaataaaaacgaaaatctCTTAATGCAGTTGCAAGAAAgagatgataaaattatagaactaGAAGATTCAGTTGAtcg atttaggaAACAGATTAATGAGCAAAAATTGTCTGAGACTGCCAGTGTCGATTTCTCTCGTTCTACCATGGATACTTTGGTAGAAACTAAAGAAGCTATGAAATCAAtgcaagaaaattttgtactCATGGAATCTTCACTTAAAGCGAAAAATGACAATTTGCTGGaacaattaaaagattatgagTTAAAATTAGCAGAAGCTAATGAACGTATCTTTAAACTCGAATCTGGTATTGGAATAGTCAGAGATCCAACTGTTGATGATTTGCaattcaaattagaaaaattggaacataataataaacaattgcaagatgaaaaatatgagTTACAAAAAAGTCTTGCAGAATTAcaagataaaattgtaaatatatcaatgcATGGTAATGGtgcaataatagaaaaagataatagaataattgaacTTGAAAATTTAGTAGAAGAGTTAAaacaatctaataaatttcttgaagAAGAATCTAAAGCAGAATTACAAAAACAAGTAGCagatttaactttaaaaaatgaagagtattcaaataaaataactgatcttgaaaattttgttcataaacttgaagaagaaaaaaatgaaattgcagCAAAATTACCAGAAGaggatattattaaagaagatgaaaaagtGGCAAAACTTACTAaggaattagaagaattaaataaaaatatgatcaaaattaaagcaaaacataaaagtaaaataaaaagtttacaacaacaattggaaaattttaaaaag ATATCTGATACAAATGCGGAACTTGTCAGGTTGGGGAATCAAGTGGCATTATTAGAGGAGGAGAAAG AGCTTCATATGGCAAAACAAGAAATCTCGTCTTTAGAGGCGGAAAATGCAGAATCTGAGAATCTTAGAGTAACTGCAGAAATAAAAGTCGTTGATCTTGAAGAACAATTAGAAGCTATTCATAGAATACaaaatgaaagtaaattaGAATCTTCATCAGAGGTTAATTCTGCAGAGTTAATTAAACAAGTGGAAACTTTAACACAAGAAAATACTgagttatataatagaatatcgaaatttgaagaaaaaggaaCATCTGATACTGGATCTACTGAATCATTTGAAGCTATACAAGAATTAGATAAAACtgatttgttgaaaaaaatcgaagatttaacacagaaaaataatgaattaaccgttaaattgaataaacttcaagaaaaagaaaatgctgATTCCATCGAATCTATGaataacattgataaaaatgaattattaaagaaaattgatcaattaacACAAGAAAATACTGatttaacaatgaaattgAGTAGAGTGGAAGAGAAAGGATCCTCAGATACGGGTTCGACAGAATCTTTTGAACGAATACCAGAAAATAATGAGAGTATGACAAAAATTGAACTTCTTACACAAGAAAATAGCGAACTTGTAATTAAACTTACAAAACTTGAGGaacaattagaatatatagaatctaAATCAGATATCGATTTgaagttaaaaattgatacTTTAGAGCaagaaaatgataatcaaTCTATAGAATTATCGAaacttaaaattcaattaatggatttcattgaagaaaataatagattgcacaaagaaattgaaatgttGTCTATAAACAATACTGATTTAACTATTGAGCCAGATAAATTAGAAGTTCAAATTGAAACTGAACAATCCGAAGAATCTAAAGTATCAAAAAGGGATGTTGATTTCAAAACacaaattaatacattaacggaagaaaaagatcttttacaaaaagaagtaaaagaaTTACGTAATTCATTGGAACAATGGCATGAGAAAAATCAGGATCTTCAAATCAATGATTTGAGAATCAAAATAGAAGAATTGTTGagagaaaacgaagaaatagTTACAAAAATGTCAGAACTTAAAACCTCTAatcaaaaattagaagaaaatgtaataaaaattacacaagaaaaagaagaattaaatttaaaacttaatcaAATGTTGGATTCTAATaatgagaataatttaaaacttacggaaaaattagataaattgaaTCTTGAAAAACAGAATAttgaggagaaaaaagaactcGATGAACAAATTAGTATTCCTTTAGAAAAATCTGATCAAGAATTTCTTAAAACACCACAATTAGATGAAGCTTTATCTCAACAAACAGAAACGATGATCGTTGCTTCTTTGGAACAGGAGatagaaaaatgcaaaaatttgatCGCAGAACAAACAAGTCTAATCGAAgaaatgaaagtaaaattagtaaacaaggaaaaagaattagaagagAAAAGTCAACAGATTGTGGATTGTGAAAAGTCTGGAAAGAAAGTTGAAACTTTGGAAAATGAATTGAGAGAAATGTTTAGTACTATAGAAGAATGGAGATATAAGTGCAATGAAATGCaagaaaaaatggagaaattgGAAGCGGGAAAAGCttctatcgaagaaaaattcagaatattacaaaacgagaataaaatattattggaacaaaataaagagaaagatgCTGAAACTATATTACTGAAAAAACAATTGCAGGATATAACCGTGACATTTGAATCAAAGcttcaaaaacaaatttcaacgatatctgaaaaagaaaatgaaattattagattGAAAGAAACTATCGAGGAAAAAGATCAAGAATTACAAGCGAAATATACGGAACtccaaaataaaatgatcACGATAGACAGTTTGCAAGATGAATTTAACAATTGTAAAATGTTAATCCAAGAGAAGGATTCTTTAATAACATCGATGACCAATGAAGTTGCAAATCTCAATAATCTAGTAAAaagtaaagaagaagaaatatattctttaaggaaaaatattaccgaattgaatgataaaatagaagaGTCGATACCCGTGAAAGATTATAACGATTTGGTGGAAAAGTTgaaggataaaaatatgattctcGATGAATTAGAGTGCAGAATTAATGCAACCACGAAAGAAAACAGTAATTTAtcagaaaaagtgaaaaatttgtCACAGCAAAATAACgatattcaaaatcaattgaCCGAAAAGCAACGGGAACTTGTTGATTTAATAACAACGAAAGATCATCTAGAAGCACAAATTGTGGAATCGAAAGATGAGAAAGGTGAAGCCGAAAGGCGAGTCTGGGAATTACAGAGCATTATAGACAACAATACAAAATTTGTCAATGACTTGCAAACGGAATTGAGAAGCAACTATAAACAGattgaacaattaaaattgaagcATACAGAGGACACGCAACTGCAAAATCAGAGACTCGAAAATGTGATTGAGGAATTGGGTGCAAAGATGCAAGAATGCGAGATATTGAAGGAAGAATTGGAACAGAAGGAGAGATTGATCGGTCGCAATGTGACCGAAGAAGTTAAACTTGCCTTGGAATCTAAGGTTGGTGATTTGGAGAGAAAGTTGAAAGATTCCGAGGAGAAGATACAAATGCAATTGGAAAAGATGAAGAAGATAGCGGCcaatttgaagaagaaaacggCGGTGTGTCAGGAGCTTGAGACCAGGGTTGCCGAGCTTGAAGAAAAATGGACGACTGAGAAAGACGAGAAAGAGGCTAAAAACAAGCAAATTCAAGACGTGGAGATTGCAATCCGCGAGAAAGACAATAGAATAGCCGATCTCGAGGAGAAACTAGCCCAATCTAGAAACGAGTCTGCACAAGCGTCCAAGAATATCGAGAAACTGACCACCGATTTGTCCAACTTGAAGGAGAAGATGACTTTGCTCACTCAACAAATTACAGAGATGGAGGAGGAGATTGTAAAGTTGCGAGTGGATGTCGAATCTTCCACGGCTGATCTTACGTCGGAAAAAGAAAGTAGGCAGAATATATTGTCAGAGTACGAATCTTACAGGCGGCAAGTTGTCCAAGAGAACGAACGCAAGCAGTTGGAATTGGACGAGATGAAGGAGAAGGCCAGGGAGCTCAGCGTGAGGATGCAAGTTATGGAGGCGGAGTACGTCGAGCACCTTACTTTAATTAACGATCTCAAGGCTGAAAACGGCCTGTTGTTGTCGAAACAAGCGCATATAAACGAGAAATTAGAGACGGTCGAGAAAGAGTCGGAGGAGAGACGATTGTTGCTCGAGCAGATGGAGAGAGCGGTGGTCAACACTCGGGCGGAGGCCACTCAGACCCAAGAGGAGGAGATGGCGAACGAGGATGACGCGAAAATGAGCGGAGCCTTGCAGCACTGCAGCCATTGCGAGCAATGCCAGACATTGGTCCAGGCGTTGGAGGCTAAGTTGCAAGAGCGGGAAGCTGAGATAGAGAATTTGGATAACGAGTTGGCGAATTCCATTGGTAATTTCGTTCAGATGAGGGAATCCCTGAGGTTCAACGATCTGATGAATCAGACAGGTATGAGGAACAGAACGCTCGAGGATCCGTACAACGATCTTTTGTTCCAGTACAACTCGTTGGCGTCGAGTCACGAGGAGCTGAAAGTAAATTTGGAGAAAGCATCGAAGGAGAACGAGGAGTTGAGAGGGAGGATCGACCAACTGCGTTCCACGAATGACACGTTGCAAGAGAAGATAATGACGTTGGAAAACGTCGATGCGTTGAACTCTGATCTGGTTAAAAAATGCGAAGAACGGGAGGAGGAATTGTTAAACGTGCAACAGGAAATGCAAATTGTTCAGAGGCGATTGAACGCCCAGGCAGAATCTCTTAAATCCATGGAGGTGCAGAGAGAAACGGCAGAGAAATTGTTGCAAGATACGAAGGATAGTTTGCAGCGGGAGATCGACTCTCTCAAAATGGACAAAGACTCGAACGAGAGGAAGataaaagatttagaaatgGAGTTGAACACGTACAGGAACAGGAGCGCGGAATCTATGGCGAGCAGGGAAAGTACCTTCGACGTACCTCCTCGAGACAACGCTCCTCGATTGTTCGACGCCTCCAGAATCTTCGGCAGCGCCCCATCCGATTCCGATCCTCTGCCCGACAAGGAGGTGAAGAGATTGCGTTCTTTGctggaggagaaggaggcgCAATGCTCCAATCTGACCCAGGAGATCGATCAGTTGCAGGGGACGATGATCGAGGAGAGGACGCTGATCGAGCGATTGAAAGCCTCGCAAAAGGAACTGCAGGCCGATTTGGAAAAAGCGGAACAACTGGTGgccgagaaagaaaaacaaatcgaCTCGTTGAACGTCGAGCTGCGTAACTCTAACATGGAACGTGGAAACGATAAACTCGAGGAATCGCTGTTGGCCAAAGACGATCAATTGAGGGAATTGAATACCAGGCTGAGTTCCATGAAAGAGACGTTGGATGAGACGATCGTCGAACGAAATCGACAAGATTCCCTTCTACGATCCTACGAATCGCAGATAAACAATTTAGAGatggaattgaaaaattccagCGATCTCGAAGCGATACAGGATCTAGAGAAGCGCGTTCTGTCGCTCACGAAGGAGAGGGATTTGCTTCAATTGCAGGTAAACGATTTGACAAGGTCCATGGAGGAGCTGAAGGATTCGATCAACCTTGGACGAAACTTGCAGATGGAGATTGAGAGGGTTGGCCGCGAACGGGACGAGGCTAAAGAAACGATCGCGAATCTTAGCCGAGCGTTGGAGGAGGCCTGTAAACAATCCGACAAGGCAACGGCCACCGATGCGTCGACGAAGGAATCAACCCCGTTGGACGAAGAACAAGTCGGAAAAATTGTCACGGAGGAGAGGAACGTTTCCTCGGATGTCGGGGAGACGTGGGACGCCGGGTCGACGGAGAAAATTAACGTCGACGAGGAGATATGGGGATGGAACACGGAGGACGCGCAATTGGACAGCGAACAGGCCATGGCGTCCACCATATTGATTCCCAGCACGGAGATCCAGCTACGAGCCAAGGTAGACGATCTCCAGGATCAGATCAAAGATCtggagagggagagggcgAGGATGGTGGAGGAGAATAAGGCCGCTCAATTGAGGAACGCGAAAATGATAAAGAAGTTGAAGGAGTACAAGGTGCAGGCGGAGAGCCTGCAGcagcaattaaaaatacagaaatcGGCCACCGATTTTTACGGATTGGATTCAGCGATCGAGGAGGAGTTAAAGTCACAGATAGGTAAATTGGAGAAGAATTTGAACGAGGTTAAGGAGGAGCAGAGAAACACGGTTGCCGAGAAGGAGGCCTTGGCGAAACGGTTGGACGTTGTTGTCTCTGCGAACGAGAGATACATGGAGATGAAAGAGAGGCAGGACATGGATATGGAGGTACTGCGTATTCGAAACAAAGAATTATCCGAAAAAGTGGAAATTCTCGACAAACGTTTACAGGGAAGCGCGACACGCGAGAACTCGACGACCTTTCGGATCGTCGAGGATGTCGATCCCTCGAGCGAGCAAGTTGAGCAGAAGGTGGTCGCGCAAGAGCAGGTGGTTGCTGCCAACAGGGGGAAACGCTCCGCCGAGGAGGCGGATCTCGAAAGTTTGTCGAAAAAGTACAAGGAGGAGATCGACGATCTCAAGGACGAGATGGAGGCGCTTGCGACCGAGAACGAGCAACTTCAACACTTCCTAGAGGAGCAAAAGATCAAGTTGTCCGCCTTAGAGTCGAAACGTAACGCCGAGGAGGACGAGTCCATCCAGATCGTGGACGatttaaacagaaaaatttctgaattgcAGGCGGTGTTGAGTAAATCTAGGGAGGAGTATGATTTGTTGAGGAAGCAGTACGAGCAGAGCTTGATGGACGCTAACGATCAAGTTACGGCAATGAGGCAGAACGCCGATTACTTGAAAGAAGAGGCTTTCGAGAGGACGAGCAAATTGGAAATGGAGGTAGCCGATTTGCGCCAACAACTCGAGGCTTCCGAACTGAACGTTACTGAGTTACAAAAGAGTTTGGAGGACGCTTTGCGAGAAAAATTAAGGGCGGAGGAAAGGTTAACAGATTTAACGGCGTCCTCGGAGAAGCAGGTTTCTTCTTTGAACGCGTCCATGTTGGAAGTGACCGATCTTTTGAATATCAGGATACAGGAAGTGGCGGACTTGAAGCAAGAACTTCAAAAACAGTACGTGGACCACGAAGAAGCAAAAATGAAGTTGCAGAACAGCGTACAGGAGTTGAATCGAGAATTCGACGAGAAGAGGCAAGAAATGGAGGATTTGAAGAGGTCGTTCacagagaaggagaaggaattTATCGAACGGCAGAGCGTGGAAACGGTGAGCGCCCTCGTGAGTCAGGCGACTCAAGAATTGATGCAAAAACACGCGATAGAAATCGAGGAGAGGGATAAACACGTGCAAAATCTTAACGAAAGATTGTCCACGTTGGAAATAGCTACAAACGAGTATTTGCTCGAGAAACAGAACAACGTTATTCAACTCGACGCCCAAACACAAGAATTAGAACTTTTGAGACAGAATTTGATGGAAAAGGAGTCGAGTTTGGCATCTGTTCGAGAGAGATTTGCGTCGACGGAGAAACAATTGACCGAGAGAGAGTTGGAGTTGAACGAAAGGGAGGAAACGATTCAGAAATTGTCATTAGAGAATCAAAGATACGTGGAAACTATCGAAGAGCTACGTAAACGTTTGAACGAGTCTGCAGCAATCTCGGCCAATGTGAACGAGTATACGCTACGTATTCAGACTTTGGAACAGGAAGTCGAAAACATGAGATCACTCCTAGACGAGAAGGACGAGATCTTGCGAAAGAGCGCACAAGAGACGACAGAGTGTAgggaaattatagaaaaaaatagaatagaattgaGCGAACTTCGTATGGAGATACAGAAGGTGGAAGATTTGAAGAATGAACTGTTGGAAAAGGGCGAGCAAGTGAACAgtttgaaattggaattggaaGCAACCCGTAAAGTTTTGGAGGAAACTAGGCAAAATTTGAACGAAAAGGTATCTCTTCTAGATCAAAGTAATCAGATGttgaacgaaaaagaaatggaaattgatAGATTGTCGAGTTTGCAACAGGATCGACGTAATTCTGTTAACATGATAGATGGTTTACCTGTCTTTAGAATGGGCAATGGCGAGCAAAATTTACAGCTTACCATAGACAACATGCAGGTTGAACTTGAAAGGAGGCAGGAAGAGATCGagcatttgaaatatatcctGAACGAGAACACGTATCCAGGTATAATTCAAGAGATGCAACAAAGGATCAATTGTCTGTACAATGAGAAGGCGGAGTTGGAATCTTCATTGGAGGTAATCAATGCAAGAGCCGAGGAAAAGGAGAAGCAAATTCATGCTTTGAAACAAAGAATCGAGACGCAAAGCCAGGAATTTATTTCCAAAGAAGAGGCGAGTTTTCATTCCAGGGATCGAAGATCGATCCAGGAACAGGAACAAATTGTCAGGCTTCAGAATGAGTTGTACACCAAGGAGCAAGAAATTAACGAACTCAAGTACATCGTAGCTGAAAAAGACTCTCAGTTGTCTGTCCAAGCCAGCATGGAGCCTCAATCGGATGAATTTGAACTACGCGAGATGGTTCAAAGATTAACTGCTGAATTATACGGTAAGGAAGAGGAAATTAAACatacaaaattaacaattgtcgAATTGCAGAGGGAAGTATCTCGCTTGAAAGAGTTTGAAAGATTTTCGGAACAGACTAGAGAAGCTGTGCAAAAGCTTAACGCGGAGAAGGAGCAGATTCGTTTGGAGGGTGAGGAATTTTTGGAGAGGAAgttgaaagagaaggaaatggAAATCGATGAGATAAAGCGAAACTTAGCTATGGAGAATCAAAAAATCTTGGATGAGTTATCGTTCAACAACAGAGACATTGAAAATCTGAAGAGTCAGTTGATGGAGTTGTCCACGACTGAGCAAAGAACGAAAGATGAATTACGTCGGAAGGAAGAGGATCTGATACAAGTAAATTCTGATTTGGCGGAGAAGGAACGAAGATTGGCTGAACTGAGCATTACCAAAGATGCAGAGCTTCACAATTTGAAGATACAAATTTATGAGAAGGACGCGCGTATAGAGGAACTCGTATCGTTGTacgaggagggagagaagcGATTTAccgaattgaaaaatactttGACGGCCAGAGAAGTCGAAATCAATTCGTTGAAGACACTTTTAGAGGATAAAGTAAaggaatatcaattaatacaaAACGTTTTAAAGAAAGATGTATCTGTTCTCGATACTTCTACAACTCTAAACACGGAAACCTCtgatgaaaagattaaaacgtCAACGTCACAGGAATTAGATCTTGCGTTGTATATGCTTCATCAAAGAGACGTAAGATGCGAAGAATTGACGCACGAATTGATGCAGTTACTCGAAGAACGCGATACGTTGCAATTACGCCTCTCTAACGCGATCAGAGTTAATGAAGACTTGAGGAAAGGTTCCTTAACGAATGTAGACCTCAGCCCGAAAATGGAGGCGTCCACTTCTGGAGACACTGTGGAACCAATTGTAGAACATCCTTCACCATCCAAATCTGAGGGACCTGTCGAGATAGCCAAAGAAGCTATTGACGCACCGATTGGGGAAAACAAGGAAATCCTTGCCCAAAA TTTTCCCTTCAGGCTGTCACAACTGCAAACGGTGAGCCATTCAAAAGATGTGCGATTGAGGGATGAACGAGAGTTGAGACACACACAACAAATGTCTTTATTAGCGCACAAAGACGTTTTAAGTACTTTACCCCCTGAAGCAGCTGCCAGACTCGTCAATGCAAATTACACACTCT CTAGGGATGTCCAGAGTCAATCGAGTGTTTTGCTAAATTGGCTATGGGGAAAAAg TACGCCAAAAGTGGTACATATGTGA